One segment of Vibrio mimicus DNA contains the following:
- a CDS encoding MetS family NSS transporter small subunit — protein MTLSAIIMMIIGLGITWGGAAICIKKAMDK, from the coding sequence ATGACACTCAGTGCAATTATTATGATGATCATTGGTCTTGGCATCACATGGGGTGGCGCCGCCATCTGTATCAAAAAAGCAATGGATAAGTAA